A region of Pelorhabdus rhamnosifermentans DNA encodes the following proteins:
- a CDS encoding [FeFe] hydrogenase, group A gives MNTEFMIIDNMPVEISGEKNILSVIRKAGIELPTFCYYSELSVYGACRMCVVEDKAGSIYSACSTPPKGGMEIRTNTPRLRRYRKTILELLLSNHCRDCTTCEKNRNCKLQELAQHFGIRQVRFNDTSIDPEPDTSSPCIVRNKSKCILCGDCVRMCDEVQNVGAIDFAFRGSKMCVSPAFDEPIASTKCVGCGQCAAVCPTGAITVKNDTAKLWQAISDEDTEVVVQIAPAVRVGIGKEFGLSEGVSVMGKIVAALKRMGVDKVFDTTTGADLTVLEEANEFLTRVQKGERLPLFTSCCPAWVRYAELNYPELVPNISTCRSPMQMFAAVLKEYYSQQRKKVAVVAVMPCTAKKFEAVRDEFIDEGVPAVDYVITTQELIKMIHEAGIIFPEIEPEALDMPFGATTGAGVIFGVTGGVTEAVLRHVSDDKSIYAMRAIAFTGVRGLNGVKESVLTLDGREIHIAMVSGLKNADNLVKMLQSGVKQYDFIEVMACSGGCICGAGQPFTNGEGKKCRSAGLYEADRMSSMKRSEENPAVLSLYNGLLQGKTHELLHVDYADKG, from the coding sequence ATGAATACGGAGTTTATGATTATCGATAATATGCCAGTAGAAATTTCCGGTGAAAAAAATATTCTAAGTGTCATCAGAAAAGCCGGTATTGAGCTTCCTACCTTTTGCTATTATTCGGAGCTATCTGTTTATGGTGCCTGTCGCATGTGTGTTGTAGAGGATAAAGCAGGATCCATTTATTCCGCTTGTTCCACACCACCCAAAGGTGGCATGGAGATACGAACGAACACGCCGCGTCTGAGAAGATATCGAAAAACGATACTTGAGCTTCTGTTATCCAATCATTGCCGTGATTGTACAACATGTGAAAAAAATCGAAACTGTAAGCTGCAGGAACTTGCCCAACATTTTGGAATACGACAGGTAAGATTTAATGATACGTCAATTGATCCTGAACCGGATACTTCATCGCCTTGTATCGTTAGAAACAAAAGTAAATGTATCTTATGCGGTGACTGCGTGAGAATGTGTGATGAAGTGCAAAATGTCGGTGCCATTGATTTTGCTTTTCGCGGTTCAAAAATGTGTGTAAGCCCTGCCTTTGATGAACCCATTGCAAGTACAAAATGTGTGGGTTGCGGTCAGTGCGCCGCTGTTTGTCCTACCGGGGCTATTACGGTTAAAAATGATACAGCCAAGTTATGGCAAGCGATTAGCGACGAAGATACAGAAGTTGTTGTACAGATCGCTCCAGCTGTTCGTGTAGGCATTGGCAAAGAATTTGGTCTTTCCGAAGGCGTAAGTGTCATGGGAAAAATAGTTGCCGCTTTAAAGCGTATGGGCGTTGACAAGGTATTTGATACAACGACGGGTGCTGATCTTACGGTTTTGGAAGAAGCGAATGAATTTCTGACAAGGGTACAAAAGGGGGAAAGGCTTCCCTTGTTTACATCTTGTTGTCCGGCGTGGGTGAGGTATGCCGAACTGAATTATCCTGAACTTGTTCCGAACATCTCGACGTGTCGTTCGCCTATGCAGATGTTCGCAGCCGTACTCAAAGAATATTATAGTCAGCAGCGCAAAAAGGTCGCTGTTGTAGCCGTTATGCCGTGTACAGCCAAAAAATTTGAAGCAGTACGTGATGAATTTATCGATGAGGGTGTTCCTGCTGTGGATTATGTGATTACTACACAGGAATTGATAAAAATGATTCATGAAGCAGGTATTATTTTTCCCGAGATTGAACCGGAAGCTTTGGATATGCCATTTGGGGCTACAACGGGTGCGGGGGTGATTTTTGGCGTAACAGGTGGTGTAACGGAGGCTGTGCTTAGGCATGTTTCAGATGATAAATCAATTTATGCTATGCGGGCTATTGCTTTTACAGGCGTACGAGGGCTAAATGGCGTAAAAGAAAGTGTGCTGACGCTAGACGGTCGTGAGATTCACATTGCCATGGTAAGCGGGCTTAAAAATGCCGATAATCTGGTTAAAATGTTACAAAGCGGCGTAAAACAATATGACTTTATTGAGGTTATGGCCTGTTCAGGTGGTTGTATCTGTGGCGCAGGGCAGCCTTTTACAAATGGCGAAGGAAAAAAGTGTCGGAGTGCAGGGCTTTATGAGGCCGACAGGATGAGCAGTATGAAACGTTCGGAAGAAAATCCGGCGGTACTCTCTCTTTATAATGGACTGCTTCAAGGAAAGACCCATGAACTGCTTCATGTCGATTATGCTGATAAGGGGTAA
- a CDS encoding 4Fe-4S binding protein → MKCGTCITLCPFKAIKED, encoded by the coding sequence ATCAAGTGTGGCACGTGTATTACGTTATGCCCATTTAAAGCCATAAAGGAGGACTAA
- the nuoF gene encoding NADH-quinone oxidoreductase subunit NuoF, whose amino-acid sequence MALTRDDLKNLVMTYKKSLDAQKKKIFVCAGTGCVAVGSLHIYDEFIRLMKEKEISCEVKLEREPHDDSVGIKKSGCHGFCEMGPMVRIEPEGWMYIKVTPKDCAEIIEKSVAANQFIERLGYQKEGQVYPTQEEIPFYKHQTRLVLEHCGRMDATSIGEYLALGGYAAFEKALFDMSPDEVVAEIVASNLRGRGGGGFLAGRKWTQVRQQKEPIKYIVCNGDEGDPGAFMDGSIMEGDPHRMLEGMMIASIACGASEGYIYVRAEYPLSVSRLGMAISQARECGLLGKNILGSGHDFDIKICKGAGAFVCGEGSALTASIEGKRGMPRVKPPRTVEHGLFGKPTVLNNVETFANVPLIIQNGAKWYKSIGPEKSPGTKTFALTGNIGNTGLIEVPMGMTLRQVIFDIGGGISGGADFKAVQIGGPSGGCLTKDQLDLPLDFDSLKKAGAMIGSGGLVVMDENTCMVEVARFFMNFTKNESCGKCVPCREGTKRMLEILERIVAGQGEIEDLDMMLDLADTIKATALCGLGKTATSPVVGTIKNFRQEYEAHILEKRCPANVCQKLKRITIDKELCHGCSKCANSCPVGAITGKIKEPFVIDIEK is encoded by the coding sequence ATGGCTTTAACTAGGGATGATCTTAAAAATTTAGTGATGACTTATAAAAAATCCCTTGATGCACAAAAAAAGAAAATTTTTGTCTGTGCTGGAACAGGTTGTGTAGCTGTCGGGTCACTTCACATCTATGATGAATTTATCCGATTGATGAAGGAAAAAGAAATTTCTTGTGAAGTGAAATTGGAACGAGAGCCCCATGACGATTCAGTTGGTATTAAAAAGAGCGGTTGTCATGGTTTTTGCGAAATGGGCCCGATGGTTCGAATTGAACCGGAAGGCTGGATGTACATAAAAGTAACTCCTAAAGATTGTGCTGAGATTATTGAAAAATCTGTTGCAGCTAACCAGTTTATTGAGCGTCTAGGTTATCAAAAAGAAGGTCAAGTCTACCCAACGCAAGAAGAAATTCCTTTTTATAAGCATCAGACACGACTGGTACTTGAACATTGTGGGCGGATGGATGCAACTTCCATTGGTGAATATTTGGCATTAGGGGGTTATGCAGCATTTGAAAAAGCCCTGTTTGATATGAGTCCAGATGAGGTTGTTGCAGAGATTGTAGCATCTAATTTGCGAGGACGCGGGGGTGGTGGCTTTCTAGCAGGGCGCAAATGGACACAAGTTCGGCAACAAAAAGAACCCATTAAATATATTGTTTGCAATGGTGATGAAGGCGATCCAGGTGCTTTCATGGATGGCAGTATTATGGAAGGTGATCCTCATCGTATGCTTGAGGGCATGATGATTGCGAGTATTGCCTGTGGAGCGTCCGAAGGGTACATTTATGTACGCGCCGAGTATCCGCTGTCAGTCAGCCGTCTCGGTATGGCTATTAGTCAGGCTCGGGAATGTGGATTACTTGGCAAAAATATTCTTGGCTCAGGTCATGATTTTGATATTAAAATTTGCAAGGGTGCTGGAGCTTTTGTATGTGGTGAAGGTAGTGCCTTGACGGCATCTATTGAAGGAAAGCGAGGAATGCCCCGTGTAAAACCGCCGCGAACGGTTGAACATGGTTTGTTTGGTAAGCCAACGGTCCTTAATAATGTGGAAACTTTCGCCAATGTTCCACTGATTATCCAAAATGGAGCGAAGTGGTATAAATCGATTGGTCCCGAAAAGAGTCCCGGAACTAAGACTTTTGCGTTGACAGGCAATATTGGCAATACCGGTCTTATTGAAGTTCCCATGGGCATGACTTTACGACAAGTCATTTTTGATATTGGCGGCGGGATTAGTGGCGGTGCTGACTTCAAAGCCGTGCAAATCGGCGGTCCGTCTGGCGGTTGTCTAACGAAAGATCAGCTTGATTTACCGCTTGATTTTGACTCTCTGAAAAAAGCTGGCGCCATGATTGGATCGGGCGGACTTGTTGTGATGGATGAGAATACGTGTATGGTCGAGGTTGCCCGGTTTTTTATGAATTTCACGAAGAATGAATCATGTGGCAAATGTGTACCCTGTCGAGAAGGAACAAAGCGGATGCTAGAAATTTTGGAGCGCATTGTTGCTGGACAAGGGGAAATTGAAGATTTAGATATGATGTTGGATCTTGCTGATACGATTAAAGCGACAGCCTTGTGTGGTTTGGGTAAAACGGCTACATCTCCTGTTGTTGGCACAATCAAAAATTTCAGGCAAGAATATGAAGCCCATATTCTAGAAAAGCGTTGCCCAGCCAATGTCTGTCAGAAGTTAAAACGGATTACCATCGACAAAGAACTTTGCCATGGGTGTTCAAAGTGCGCTAATTCCTGTCCCGTTGGCGCGATTACGGGTAAGATTAAAGAACCCTTTGTAATTGATATTGAAAAATGA
- a CDS encoding NADH-quinone oxidoreductase subunit NuoE family protein, producing the protein MDDKLNFQELDEILEKYRYDSTQIIPILQDTQAKYRYLPKEAFTYLSEKLGMTVAKIYSVATFYENFSLQPKGKYVIRSCDGTACHVRKSLPILERMRSELGLSATKVTTDDLMFTVETVSCFGACGFGPVITVNDEVYPTMTPEKASELLVKLRGEF; encoded by the coding sequence ATGGATGATAAGCTTAATTTTCAGGAACTGGACGAAATTCTAGAAAAATATCGATACGATTCAACGCAAATTATTCCCATATTGCAGGACACGCAGGCGAAATATCGGTATCTCCCTAAAGAAGCATTTACTTATCTTTCGGAAAAATTGGGTATGACTGTTGCAAAAATATATAGTGTAGCCACTTTTTATGAGAATTTTTCACTACAGCCCAAAGGAAAATATGTGATAAGATCCTGTGATGGAACGGCCTGTCATGTAAGAAAGTCGCTTCCCATATTGGAAAGGATGAGAAGTGAGCTAGGACTTTCAGCAACAAAAGTGACGACAGATGACTTGATGTTTACAGTGGAAACCGTTTCTTGTTTTGGAGCCTGTGGATTTGGCCCCGTAATTACGGTTAATGATGAAGTTTATCCAACAATGACACCTGAGAAGGCCAGTGAACTCCTTGTGAAGTTAAGGGGGGAATTTTGA